One Chloroflexota bacterium DNA segment encodes these proteins:
- a CDS encoding MoxR family ATPase: MSNASSTLRRVLENVSRVLIGKRREVELALVALASEGHILIEDVPGVGKTMLAKSLARSIGCSFRRIQFTPDLLPSDVTGVSIYSQKTGEFEFRPGPVMTQILLADEINRATPKTQSALLEAMEERQLTVDGITYPLPPPFMVMATQNPIEYEGTFPLPEAQLDRFMMRIRLGYPSRADEAAVLESQALSHPINEIEQVVDGSALLEVHRVVRQVRVDPLVRQYIVDVVSATRTHPDVYLGASPRGSLSLFRTAQALALLNDRDFVIPDDVKTLTEPVLGHRVILNPAARVRSVQSASVLQEVLQSVAVPGARVPA, from the coding sequence ATGTCGAATGCGAGCAGCACACTTCGGAGGGTATTGGAGAACGTCTCGCGGGTCCTGATCGGGAAGCGCCGCGAGGTCGAGCTGGCGTTAGTCGCGCTGGCGAGTGAGGGGCACATTCTCATCGAGGATGTGCCCGGGGTAGGCAAAACCATGCTTGCCAAGTCGCTCGCGCGTTCCATCGGCTGCTCCTTCCGACGGATCCAGTTCACGCCGGATCTGCTTCCCAGCGACGTGACCGGAGTTTCGATCTACAGTCAGAAGACCGGTGAGTTCGAATTCCGCCCCGGCCCGGTGATGACGCAGATCCTCCTGGCCGACGAGATCAATCGCGCGACGCCCAAGACGCAGTCCGCCCTGCTGGAGGCGATGGAGGAACGACAGCTCACCGTTGACGGGATTACCTACCCGCTCCCGCCTCCCTTCATGGTGATGGCGACCCAGAACCCCATCGAGTACGAGGGTACCTTTCCCTTGCCCGAGGCCCAGCTGGACCGATTCATGATGCGAATTCGCCTGGGCTATCCGTCCCGGGCGGACGAGGCCGCGGTCCTGGAATCCCAGGCGCTGTCTCACCCGATCAACGAGATCGAGCAGGTCGTGGATGGCTCCGCTTTGCTCGAAGTCCACCGGGTCGTGAGGCAAGTCCGCGTGGATCCGCTCGTGCGCCAGTACATCGTGGATGTCGTCTCGGCGACGCGGACGCATCCCGATGTGTACCTAGGAGCTAGTCCACGTGGCTCGCTCTCGCTGTTCCGGACCGCTCAGGCTCTGGCACTCCTGAACGATCGCGACTTCGTGATCCCGGACGACGTGAAGACGCTGACGGAGCCCGTGCTCGGCCACCGGGTTATCCTGAATCCGGCCGCGCGAGTTCGGAGCGTTCAATCGGCGTCAGTGCTTCAGGAAGTCCTGCAGTCGGTGGCTGTACCCGGCGCTCGCGTGCCCGCCTGA